Proteins from one Cystobacter ferrugineus genomic window:
- a CDS encoding CheR family methyltransferase has product MTDTECRELLRWAAPRLGLREEGFRRVRAQVCKRVGRRMKALGLSGLAAYLARLEEDPAERAVLDALCRVTISRFYRDSALFDALLEPLLPQVLESARARGESRLRVWSAGCASGEEPYSVSVLFRHGLAPRFPDFRLELVATDADASLLERARRGCYRHATLRELPAAWRLEAFTPLGDEDCLRPEYREGLDFRREDLREHMPEGPFHLVLCRNVAFTYFAPPVQREVLARLLTRLVPGGLLVLGAHESLPEPVPGLTRAAGPDLPLFHWATP; this is encoded by the coding sequence ATGACGGACACCGAGTGCCGGGAGTTGTTGCGGTGGGCCGCGCCGCGCCTGGGGCTGCGCGAGGAGGGCTTTCGCCGGGTGCGCGCCCAGGTGTGCAAGCGCGTGGGCCGGAGGATGAAGGCGCTGGGGCTCTCCGGATTGGCCGCCTACCTGGCGCGGCTGGAGGAGGACCCCGCCGAGCGGGCCGTGTTGGATGCGCTGTGCCGTGTCACCATCTCCCGCTTCTACCGGGACTCGGCCCTCTTCGACGCGCTGCTCGAGCCGCTGCTGCCCCAGGTGCTGGAGTCCGCGCGCGCCCGGGGAGAGTCCCGCTTGCGTGTCTGGAGCGCGGGGTGCGCCAGCGGCGAGGAGCCCTACAGCGTGTCCGTCCTCTTCCGGCATGGGCTCGCGCCGCGCTTCCCGGACTTCCGCCTGGAGCTGGTGGCCACGGACGCGGACGCCTCGCTCCTGGAGCGGGCCCGGCGGGGTTGCTACCGGCACGCCACGCTGCGCGAGCTGCCCGCCGCGTGGCGGCTCGAGGCCTTCACCCCGCTCGGTGACGAGGACTGTCTGCGGCCCGAGTACCGCGAGGGACTCGACTTCCGCCGGGAGGACCTGCGCGAGCACATGCCCGAGGGCCCCTTCCACCTGGTGCTCTGCCGCAACGTGGCCTTCACCTACTTCGCGCCCCCCGTGCAGCGGGAGGTGTTGGCGCGGCTCCTCACGCGGCTCGTCCCCGGGGGCCTGCTCGTGCTCGGCGCCCACGAGTCCCTCCCCGAGCCGGTGCCGGGACTCACGCGGGCCGCCGGGCCAGACCTGCCCCTCTTCCACTGGGCGACACCGTAA
- a CDS encoding FKBP-type peptidyl-prolyl cis-trans isomerase, with product MRKFLVVAALFAVVGCQPQGSNNAGGASGAGANPQTDEQKTFYALGVTLARQIQVFDMSPEELEYVKAGLTAQVTGKEPVVDIQAFGPKLPELARTRSTARAEKEKVKSKTFLEEAAKESGAERTESGLIYKTITEGTGAQPTASDIVKVNYRGTLPDGKEFDSSYKRNEPAQFPLNGVIKCWTEGVQKMKVGGKSKLVCPSDLAYGDRGTPGIPGGSALVFEVELLDVQKNEPPPAPPAPAPAAPAPQGQPAKK from the coding sequence ATGCGGAAGTTTCTGGTGGTGGCGGCACTGTTCGCCGTGGTGGGTTGTCAGCCGCAGGGTTCCAACAATGCCGGGGGGGCCAGTGGCGCCGGTGCCAACCCGCAGACGGACGAGCAGAAGACCTTCTATGCCCTGGGCGTCACCCTGGCGCGGCAGATCCAGGTGTTCGACATGTCGCCCGAGGAGCTGGAGTACGTCAAGGCGGGTCTGACGGCGCAGGTGACGGGCAAGGAGCCCGTGGTGGACATCCAGGCCTTCGGACCGAAGCTGCCGGAGCTGGCGCGCACCCGCTCCACGGCACGGGCGGAGAAGGAGAAGGTGAAGTCCAAGACCTTCCTGGAGGAGGCGGCCAAGGAGTCCGGCGCCGAGCGCACCGAGTCGGGGCTCATCTACAAGACGATCACCGAGGGCACGGGCGCGCAGCCGACGGCCTCCGACATCGTGAAGGTGAACTACCGGGGCACGCTGCCGGACGGCAAGGAGTTCGACAGCTCCTACAAGCGCAATGAGCCGGCCCAGTTCCCGCTCAACGGCGTCATCAAGTGCTGGACCGAGGGCGTGCAGAAGATGAAGGTGGGCGGCAAGTCCAAGCTCGTGTGCCCGTCGGACCTGGCCTACGGCGACCGCGGCACGCCGGGCATCCCCGGTGGCTCGGCGCTCGTGTTCGAGGTGGAGCTGCTCGACGTGCAGAAGAACGAGCCGCCCCCCGCGCCGCCCGCGCCCGCCCCGGCGGCTCCCGCGCCGCAGGGCCAGCCGGCCAAGAAGTAG
- a CDS encoding sensor histidine kinase codes for MLSPGLLYEEERLEALVRHAILDTPPEREYDDVVQLAASLCGVPMALVSLVDRERQWFKANVGLPGVSETERCISFCTFAIEREELFVVEDAREDVRFASNPLVTGAPFLRFYAGAPLQSEDGFLLGTLCVLDSVPRKLTETQRRDLLALKRQVELLLRLRLKVKQTEARNQQLLVSSGDAVLLLDEAGDVLELNPVAARVLGGEAGRFLGLPFETLVAPDERETVLRAFREVRAHGSARVENLGLRLHRGERVVLDVVLSLQEVGSARRLLLVGHDLTERRRLERQSLQNDRLASMGALAAGIAHEINNPLAFVLSNLNFLHSWRADLERRLAELPGVPEQLQAVLGEAGEVLAESIEGCQRIRDIVRDMRFFSHHSSDEALAPVDVNASLDFALRMASPELKSTARLEKSLDEELPPVLASGGRLSQVFLNLIINAIHAMQPGGPRQHTLCVRTVRESECVRVDISDTGHGIAPEVLPRIFDPFFTTKPVGAGTGLGLSVSHALVQKMGGELRVHSELGRGTTFSLMLPVRARLAEPRPALAS; via the coding sequence ATGCTTTCCCCTGGTCTTCTGTACGAAGAGGAGCGCCTCGAGGCGCTCGTGCGCCACGCCATCCTGGATACGCCCCCCGAACGTGAGTACGACGACGTCGTCCAGCTCGCGGCGAGCCTGTGTGGTGTGCCCATGGCGCTGGTGAGCCTGGTGGACCGGGAGCGGCAGTGGTTCAAGGCGAACGTGGGGTTGCCCGGGGTGTCGGAGACGGAGCGCTGTATTTCCTTCTGCACCTTCGCCATCGAGCGTGAGGAGCTCTTCGTCGTCGAGGACGCCCGCGAGGACGTGCGCTTCGCCTCCAACCCGCTCGTGACGGGGGCGCCCTTCCTGCGCTTCTACGCCGGGGCTCCCCTCCAGTCCGAGGACGGGTTCCTCCTGGGCACGTTGTGTGTCCTGGACTCCGTGCCCCGGAAGCTCACCGAGACGCAGCGCCGGGATCTGCTCGCGCTCAAGCGCCAGGTGGAGCTGCTGCTGCGCCTGCGCCTGAAGGTGAAGCAGACCGAGGCGCGCAACCAGCAACTCCTGGTGTCCTCGGGGGATGCGGTGCTGCTGCTCGACGAGGCGGGGGACGTGTTGGAGCTCAACCCGGTGGCGGCGCGGGTGCTGGGCGGCGAGGCGGGCCGGTTCCTGGGCCTGCCCTTCGAGACGCTCGTCGCGCCGGACGAGCGCGAGACGGTGCTCCGGGCATTCCGGGAGGTGCGCGCGCACGGCTCGGCGCGCGTGGAGAACCTGGGGCTGCGCTTGCATCGCGGGGAGCGCGTGGTGCTGGACGTGGTCCTCTCGCTCCAGGAGGTGGGCTCGGCGCGGCGGCTGCTGCTCGTGGGGCATGATCTCACCGAGCGGCGGCGCCTGGAGCGGCAGAGCCTGCAGAATGATCGGCTCGCGTCCATGGGAGCCCTGGCCGCGGGCATCGCCCATGAAATCAACAACCCCCTGGCCTTCGTGCTCTCCAACCTGAACTTCCTGCATAGCTGGCGCGCGGATCTGGAGCGGCGGCTGGCGGAGCTGCCCGGTGTTCCCGAGCAGTTGCAGGCGGTGCTCGGCGAGGCCGGAGAGGTGCTGGCCGAGTCCATCGAGGGTTGTCAGCGCATCCGGGACATCGTGCGCGACATGCGCTTCTTCTCCCATCACTCCTCGGACGAGGCGCTCGCGCCCGTGGACGTCAACGCGAGCCTCGACTTCGCGCTGCGCATGGCCTCACCCGAGCTCAAGAGCACGGCGCGGCTGGAGAAGAGCCTCGATGAGGAGCTTCCTCCGGTGCTCGCCAGTGGAGGGCGGCTGAGCCAGGTGTTCCTCAACCTGATCATCAACGCGATCCATGCGATGCAGCCCGGGGGCCCGCGGCAACACACGCTGTGCGTGCGCACCGTGCGCGAGAGCGAGTGCGTGCGCGTCGATATCTCGGACACCGGACACGGGATTGCCCCGGAGGTGCTGCCGCGCATCTTCGATCCGTTCTTCACCACCAAGCCCGTGGGCGCGGGCACGGGGCTGGGGCTGTCCGTGAGTCACGCGCTCGTGCAGAAGATGGGCGGCGAGCTGCGGGTGCACAGCGAGCTGGGCCGGGGCACCACCTTCTCCCTGATGCTTCCCGTGCGCGCGCGCCTCGCCGAGCCCCGTCCGGCCCTGGCCTCGTGA
- a CDS encoding CAP domain-containing protein yields the protein MPLFRSPLLALSLGCLTWATPGCGGESEAAPKAPAKTATTPLATEMLAAHNEARAAAKPTPQPALPALTWSEDAARVAQAYAKQCKFEHNAHRGSYGENLAAAAPPGSKTNAQVVADWVGESADYNPSTNKCAPGKVCGHYTQVVWRKSTQVGCATVICTKNSPFGAQFPKWQLWVCDYSPPGNFVGEKPY from the coding sequence ATGCCCCTGTTCCGATCTCCCCTGCTCGCCCTGTCCCTGGGCTGTCTGACCTGGGCCACCCCCGGGTGTGGCGGCGAGAGCGAGGCCGCGCCCAAGGCCCCCGCCAAGACCGCCACCACGCCCCTGGCCACCGAGATGCTCGCCGCGCACAACGAAGCCCGCGCGGCGGCGAAGCCCACGCCCCAGCCCGCGCTGCCCGCCCTGACCTGGTCGGAGGACGCCGCCCGGGTGGCGCAGGCCTACGCGAAGCAGTGCAAGTTCGAGCACAACGCCCACCGCGGCTCCTATGGAGAGAACCTCGCGGCGGCGGCGCCTCCGGGCTCGAAGACGAACGCCCAGGTGGTGGCCGACTGGGTCGGCGAGTCCGCCGACTACAACCCTTCGACCAACAAGTGCGCGCCGGGCAAGGTGTGCGGCCACTACACCCAGGTGGTGTGGCGCAAGAGCACGCAGGTGGGGTGCGCCACGGTCATCTGCACGAAGAACTCCCCCTTCGGCGCGCAGTTCCCCAAGTGGCAGCTCTGGGTGTGTGACTACTCGCCCCCGGGCAACTTCGTGGGAGAGAAGCCCTACTAA
- a CDS encoding tetratricopeptide repeat protein, giving the protein MPRLRLPGALLALLLTGSGCAASRAARPVSEEDREGYEARLRKAQALQRGAHLDASREELESLAREVGERLEKHPRDVGLHAVLARTALALRQPDRARVETERVLALAPEQAEAHYLQAFFLGGTGQPTAALAEARSATRLAPHQGRYWQLLGTLHLQLDQPAEARAALTRALELEPRDAQGFFLLGLLEIDEGRPDEALTALERARELEPDFVLAHTHAGQLLQQRGESAAALASFQKAATLEPRNWRTRESLVQVHQALGDTARRDAEREALLKLRQEGLVAQDYFIRERFREGEHTVVVVEDFELKGDWARRYEFQVYAPGSKEPVRVISLGSYAFTNAFAHERDPSLPRLFHLDAYAADTTHETYGLFQGEPSYDDTRARVLAILRGELEPTSSTKPGAG; this is encoded by the coding sequence ATGCCACGACTCCGACTTCCGGGCGCCCTGCTCGCCCTGCTGCTCACGGGGTCCGGCTGTGCCGCGAGCCGCGCCGCCCGCCCCGTCTCCGAGGAGGATCGGGAGGGCTACGAGGCGCGTCTGCGAAAAGCCCAGGCCCTCCAGCGCGGTGCCCACCTGGACGCCTCACGCGAGGAGCTGGAATCCCTCGCACGGGAAGTCGGAGAGCGGCTGGAGAAACACCCCCGGGATGTGGGGCTGCACGCGGTGCTCGCGCGCACGGCCCTCGCCCTGCGCCAGCCCGACAGGGCCCGCGTGGAGACCGAGCGGGTGCTCGCGCTCGCGCCGGAGCAGGCCGAGGCCCACTACCTCCAGGCCTTCTTCCTGGGGGGGACCGGCCAGCCCACCGCCGCCCTCGCCGAGGCCCGGAGCGCCACGCGGCTCGCGCCCCACCAGGGCCGCTACTGGCAACTGCTCGGCACGCTCCACTTGCAGTTGGATCAGCCCGCCGAGGCGCGTGCCGCCCTCACCCGCGCGCTCGAGTTGGAGCCGCGCGACGCCCAGGGCTTCTTCCTGCTCGGCTTGCTGGAGATCGACGAGGGCAGGCCCGACGAGGCGCTCACCGCCCTCGAGCGGGCGCGCGAGCTGGAGCCGGATTTCGTCCTGGCCCACACCCATGCCGGACAACTCCTCCAGCAGAGGGGCGAGTCCGCCGCCGCCCTGGCCTCCTTCCAGAAGGCCGCCACCCTGGAGCCCCGGAACTGGAGGACGCGGGAGTCGCTGGTGCAGGTGCATCAGGCGCTCGGCGACACGGCGCGGCGGGACGCCGAGCGCGAGGCCCTGCTGAAGCTGCGCCAGGAGGGGCTCGTGGCTCAGGACTACTTCATCCGGGAGCGCTTCCGCGAGGGCGAGCACACCGTGGTGGTGGTGGAGGACTTCGAGCTGAAGGGAGACTGGGCGCGGCGCTACGAGTTCCAGGTGTACGCGCCGGGAAGCAAGGAGCCCGTGCGCGTCATCTCCCTGGGCTCCTACGCCTTCACCAACGCCTTCGCCCACGAGCGGGATCCCTCGCTTCCCCGCCTGTTCCACCTGGACGCCTACGCCGCGGACACCACCCACGAGACGTATGGGCTCTTCCAGGGCGAGCCCTCCTACGACGACACCCGGGCGAGGGTGCTGGCCATCCTGCGCGGAGAGCTCGAGCCCACGTCCTCGACGAAGCCCGGCGCGGGGTGA
- a CDS encoding hybrid sensor histidine kinase/response regulator has translation MQAREVLRTSVLLVDDQPADLVALERCLAPFSLHVVKVSSGEEALEHVRDEEFALVLMDFRLPGLNGVETAQRMRQLLALRPLPLIFLTGANSEEAVVATGYATGGVDWLSKPVDPERLRAKVRVFVELHREREALRRQQAALREREREELEARRQRAELERERLVVELQEAVRLRDEFLSVASHELKTPLTPLALRLQLMRQELGKPEVDAQRLLGHVEAASAQVRRVTALMDSLLDATRITSGRLTLRREPDVNLAAIVRDVVSNFEAQAARANCPLELEAPARVLGQWDVLRLEQIVTNLLSNALKFGAGGTVSVRVEENEGWARLTVRDEGIGMDESVRARLFGRFERGVSERHYGGLGLGLFITRQVTEALGGRIHAESIPGSGSTFTVELPCSTGGEDSGGVTHGA, from the coding sequence GTGCAAGCAAGGGAAGTCCTGCGCACCAGCGTCTTGCTGGTTGATGACCAACCAGCCGACCTGGTCGCCCTGGAGCGTTGCCTGGCGCCCTTCTCCCTCCATGTCGTGAAGGTGTCCTCCGGCGAGGAAGCCCTGGAGCACGTCCGGGACGAGGAGTTCGCGCTCGTGCTCATGGACTTCCGGTTGCCCGGCCTCAATGGGGTCGAGACGGCGCAGCGCATGCGCCAGTTGCTGGCGCTGCGGCCCCTGCCGTTGATCTTCCTCACCGGGGCGAACTCCGAGGAGGCCGTCGTCGCGACCGGGTACGCGACGGGAGGGGTGGACTGGCTGAGCAAGCCGGTGGATCCCGAGCGGCTGCGCGCCAAGGTGCGCGTCTTCGTGGAGCTGCACCGGGAGCGCGAGGCGCTGCGGCGGCAGCAGGCGGCGCTGCGCGAGCGTGAGCGAGAGGAGTTGGAGGCCCGGCGGCAGCGCGCCGAGTTGGAGCGCGAGCGCCTGGTGGTGGAGCTGCAAGAGGCGGTGCGCCTGCGCGACGAGTTCTTGTCCGTGGCCAGCCACGAGCTGAAGACGCCCCTCACGCCGCTCGCCCTGCGCCTGCAGCTCATGCGGCAGGAGCTGGGCAAGCCGGAGGTGGACGCACAGCGCCTGCTCGGGCACGTGGAGGCGGCGAGCGCGCAGGTGCGGCGGGTGACGGCACTCATGGACAGCCTGCTGGACGCCACGCGCATCACCAGCGGGCGGCTCACGCTGCGCCGTGAGCCGGACGTCAACCTCGCGGCCATCGTGCGCGACGTGGTCTCCAACTTCGAGGCCCAGGCCGCGCGCGCCAACTGCCCGCTGGAGCTGGAGGCTCCCGCCCGGGTGCTGGGCCAATGGGATGTCTTGAGGCTCGAGCAGATCGTGACCAACCTGCTGTCCAACGCCCTCAAGTTCGGCGCGGGCGGCACGGTGAGCGTGCGCGTGGAAGAGAACGAGGGGTGGGCCCGGCTGACCGTGCGCGATGAAGGCATCGGAATGGACGAGTCCGTACGCGCGCGCCTCTTCGGCCGGTTCGAGCGGGGAGTCTCGGAGCGCCACTATGGAGGCCTGGGCCTGGGCCTCTTCATCACCCGGCAGGTCACGGAGGCCCTGGGGGGGCGCATCCACGCGGAGAGCATTCCGGGGAGCGGTTCCACCTTCACCGTGGAGTTGCCCTGCTCGACAGGAGGAGAAGACAGCGGAGGCGTCACGCATGGCGCGTGA
- a CDS encoding sensor histidine kinase: MARELLEPIERLRVLVVDDNPADRLMAVRILKRSFPGMHVEEVGEEAQWDQVLGHERFDAVLIDYLLPWTTGLDLLHDVQRTWPGIPVIMLTGTAEEWQALQAVQEGLEEYLPKTPESYAVLPRALRFALERARQRQALVESKETLHLVIEGVYGHAIFMLDAERRIVTWNAGAQSITGYSEREVLGQPYREMLVPTELRHAVADKEMEAAERNGVYTGEGWRSRRGGGRFWADITVSALHREGGALRGFAVVLRDATERRRMEEEQRRSNEFRERLLGIVSHDLRSPLQAIMLHSQLLSRQVNEPKVKNATTRINLGAERMTRMIADLLDFTRGRLGGGIPVERRPDDFFAITAEVIEELQLMAPQNPIEQSSHGDGQGEWDRGRIIQVVQNLVTNAVKHGAQGQPVQVTLTGMDDLVVLRVHNQGQPIPPEFVPHLFDPFRRASQETADPMSGLGLGLYIAQEIVHAHGGTIHVESGLEEGTTFTVQLPRKASHRGDYRHTNLRPERRAAPAARKEEHT, translated from the coding sequence ATGGCGCGTGAGCTCCTCGAGCCCATCGAGCGGCTGCGGGTTCTCGTCGTGGACGACAACCCCGCGGATCGGCTCATGGCCGTGCGCATCCTCAAGCGCTCCTTTCCCGGCATGCACGTGGAGGAGGTGGGCGAAGAGGCGCAGTGGGACCAGGTGCTCGGCCACGAGCGGTTCGATGCCGTGCTCATCGACTACCTGCTGCCCTGGACCACCGGGTTGGATCTACTGCACGACGTGCAGCGCACGTGGCCGGGCATCCCCGTCATCATGCTCACCGGCACGGCCGAGGAGTGGCAGGCGCTGCAGGCGGTGCAGGAGGGGCTGGAGGAGTACCTGCCCAAGACGCCCGAGTCCTACGCGGTGCTGCCGCGCGCCCTGCGCTTCGCCCTGGAGCGCGCCCGCCAGCGCCAGGCGCTCGTCGAGTCCAAGGAGACGCTGCACCTGGTCATCGAGGGCGTGTACGGGCACGCCATCTTCATGCTGGACGCCGAGCGGAGGATCGTCACCTGGAACGCGGGCGCCCAGAGCATCACCGGCTACTCGGAGCGGGAGGTGCTGGGCCAGCCCTACCGCGAGATGCTCGTCCCCACGGAGCTGCGCCACGCCGTGGCGGACAAGGAGATGGAGGCGGCCGAGCGCAATGGCGTCTACACGGGCGAGGGCTGGCGTTCGCGCCGGGGAGGAGGCCGGTTCTGGGCCGACATCACCGTGAGTGCCCTGCACAGGGAAGGCGGCGCGCTGCGCGGCTTCGCCGTGGTGCTGCGCGACGCCACCGAGCGCCGGCGCATGGAGGAGGAGCAGCGGCGCTCCAACGAGTTCCGCGAGCGGCTGCTGGGCATCGTCAGCCACGACCTGCGCAGCCCCTTGCAGGCCATCATGCTCCACTCGCAATTGCTCTCGCGCCAGGTGAACGAGCCCAAGGTGAAGAACGCCACCACGCGCATCAACCTGGGCGCCGAGCGCATGACGCGGATGATCGCCGACCTGTTGGACTTCACCCGGGGCCGGCTGGGCGGCGGCATCCCGGTGGAGCGCCGGCCCGATGACTTCTTCGCCATCACCGCCGAGGTCATCGAGGAGTTGCAGCTCATGGCCCCCCAGAACCCCATCGAGCAGAGCAGCCACGGTGATGGCCAGGGTGAATGGGACCGGGGCCGCATCATCCAGGTGGTGCAGAACCTGGTGACCAACGCCGTGAAGCATGGCGCCCAGGGACAACCCGTGCAGGTGACGTTGACGGGCATGGATGACCTGGTGGTGTTGCGCGTGCACAACCAGGGCCAGCCCATTCCGCCCGAGTTCGTGCCCCACCTGTTCGATCCCTTCCGCCGGGCCTCGCAGGAAACGGCTGATCCGATGTCCGGGCTGGGGCTGGGGCTCTACATCGCGCAGGAGATCGTGCACGCCCATGGCGGCACCATCCACGTGGAGTCCGGCCTGGAGGAGGGGACGACCTTCACCGTCCAACTGCCACGCAAGGCCTCGCACCGCGGCGACTACCGGCACACGAACCTCCGCCCCGAGCGCAGGGCCGCGCCCGCCGCGCGGAAGGAGGAGCACACGTGA